One stretch of Halobaculum marinum DNA includes these proteins:
- the serB gene encoding phosphoserine phosphatase SerB, whose product MTRLVAFDFDGTLSDSEMTVLLGERCGVADEMADITARAMNDELSYAESLRKRAALLEHLEEEEAQIAWDQVELREGAARVIERLRDRGHYVAIFTGGFERGVAAALEQAGVEVDEIVANRLPIEGGRLTGGVEGPLIEGTKDEQLERVADEQGVPMTRTVAVGDGANDLPMLEVAGLAVGYEPKPAVEPACDVVVESMFDLADLFENEGILVPDVQHER is encoded by the coding sequence ATGACGCGACTCGTGGCGTTCGACTTCGACGGAACGCTGTCGGACTCGGAGATGACCGTGCTGTTGGGCGAGCGGTGCGGCGTCGCCGACGAGATGGCCGACATCACCGCCCGGGCGATGAATGACGAACTCAGCTACGCCGAGAGCCTCCGGAAGCGCGCCGCCCTCCTCGAACACCTCGAAGAGGAGGAAGCGCAGATCGCGTGGGACCAGGTGGAACTGCGCGAGGGCGCCGCCCGGGTCATCGAGCGGCTGCGCGACCGTGGCCACTACGTCGCCATCTTCACCGGCGGCTTCGAGCGCGGCGTCGCCGCCGCGCTGGAGCAGGCGGGCGTCGAGGTCGACGAAATCGTCGCCAACCGCCTCCCGATCGAGGGCGGTCGCCTCACCGGTGGTGTGGAGGGGCCGCTCATCGAGGGGACGAAAGACGAGCAGTTGGAGCGCGTCGCCGACGAGCAGGGCGTCCCGATGACCCGCACCGTCGCCGTCGGCGACGGCGCTAACGACCTGCCGATGCTGGAAGTCGCCGGCCTCGCGGTCGGCTACGAGCCGAAGCCCGCTGTCGAACCGGCGTGCGACGTGGTCGTCGAGTCGATGTTCGACCTCGCAGACCTGTTCGAGAACGAAGGAATCCTCGTGCCGGACGTCCAGCACGAACGGTAA
- a CDS encoding methyl-accepting chemotaxis protein: MSNVEGTRTGAGVAQRFRGKVDEVIRYTPSGDTIPDEQWKKRHRTILIALVAHIPFLTALGLYEGTESLVTGATIPAVPTWLVGGQAVFLVGIALLANWSRLGRRWQTALTSLGLMASSTFLVRFSGGFIEAHFHFFVVMAVVALYEDWVPFALGLVYVSGSHVIFSMIDPTNVYNHEAAIQNPWVWAGIHAVFILFLAAALMRNWFSIEKSREAADERMAAVERQKSQVRDAEEAMAEAKQRREEVERLNEVLESKADAYSARMARAADGELTVRLDADSKSEAMAEIGEAFNEMMDEMEAAVSDVKSVSRQVSSASGQASVGVSEASRAVDRMNEASDGIADSADEQRDLLEEVAGEMNTLSATIEEVASSAESVAEISQETASVAESSEEAAAEAIDRMDEVEDTIDTTVDNVKSLDEQMDEIGDIVDLIGDIANQTNLLALNASIEAARAGGGGDSNGFTVVADEVKQLAEETQEAATEIESLIERTQSRTDATVDEVREAEAHIAESAAAVEEVSESLSTVATNTEETNHGVHEISSATEDQAASTEEAVAMIEPVIDISRQTATDATEAADTAEEQTESMAAVSAETESLSAQADRLTDLLAEFEVGGTVAADAGSPSGDRAEVAGDGGARVAIEDGGTTEDDGEFQFGAESDAER, from the coding sequence ATGAGTAACGTGGAGGGGACTCGGACGGGCGCCGGCGTCGCCCAGCGATTCCGGGGGAAAGTCGACGAGGTCATCAGATACACACCGAGCGGCGACACGATCCCGGACGAACAGTGGAAGAAGCGCCACCGCACGATCCTGATCGCGTTGGTCGCACACATCCCGTTCTTGACGGCGCTGGGCCTGTACGAGGGCACTGAGTCGCTGGTGACGGGGGCGACCATCCCCGCGGTGCCGACCTGGCTGGTCGGCGGGCAGGCCGTGTTCCTCGTGGGGATCGCACTGCTTGCGAACTGGTCGCGTCTCGGCAGACGGTGGCAGACAGCGCTCACGTCACTCGGGCTGATGGCGAGTTCGACGTTCCTCGTCCGGTTCTCGGGCGGATTCATCGAGGCGCACTTCCACTTCTTCGTCGTCATGGCGGTCGTCGCCCTGTACGAGGACTGGGTGCCGTTCGCGCTCGGTCTCGTCTACGTGTCGGGGAGCCACGTCATCTTCTCGATGATCGACCCGACGAACGTGTACAACCACGAGGCGGCGATCCAGAACCCGTGGGTGTGGGCAGGGATCCACGCCGTGTTCATCCTCTTCCTCGCGGCGGCGCTGATGCGCAACTGGTTCTCCATCGAGAAGTCCCGCGAGGCGGCCGACGAGCGGATGGCGGCGGTCGAACGCCAGAAGTCGCAGGTGCGAGACGCCGAAGAGGCGATGGCGGAGGCCAAGCAGCGACGCGAGGAGGTCGAGCGGCTGAACGAGGTGCTGGAGTCGAAGGCGGACGCCTACAGTGCCCGGATGGCCCGTGCGGCCGACGGCGAACTGACCGTCCGTCTCGACGCCGACAGCAAGAGCGAAGCGATGGCAGAGATCGGCGAGGCGTTCAACGAGATGATGGACGAGATGGAGGCCGCCGTGAGCGACGTCAAGTCGGTCTCGCGGCAGGTCAGTTCCGCGAGCGGTCAGGCCTCGGTCGGCGTCTCCGAGGCGTCGCGCGCGGTCGACCGGATGAACGAGGCGAGCGACGGGATCGCCGACAGTGCCGACGAGCAGCGCGACCTCCTCGAGGAGGTGGCCGGCGAGATGAACACGCTGTCGGCGACGATCGAGGAGGTCGCCTCCTCGGCCGAGTCGGTGGCGGAGATCTCACAGGAGACCGCCAGCGTCGCCGAATCGAGCGAGGAGGCCGCCGCCGAGGCGATCGATCGCATGGACGAGGTCGAGGACACGATCGACACCACCGTCGACAACGTCAAATCGCTCGACGAGCAGATGGACGAGATCGGCGACATCGTCGACCTCATCGGCGACATCGCCAACCAGACGAACCTGCTGGCGCTCAACGCCTCCATCGAGGCCGCACGCGCCGGCGGCGGCGGCGACAGCAACGGGTTCACGGTCGTCGCCGACGAGGTGAAGCAACTCGCCGAGGAGACGCAGGAGGCCGCCACCGAGATCGAGTCGCTGATCGAGCGCACGCAGTCTCGCACCGACGCCACCGTGGACGAGGTCCGCGAGGCCGAAGCGCACATCGCCGAGAGCGCCGCCGCCGTCGAGGAGGTGTCCGAGTCGCTCTCGACGGTCGCCACGAACACCGAGGAGACCAACCACGGCGTCCACGAGATCAGCAGCGCGACCGAGGACCAGGCAGCCAGCACCGAAGAGGCGGTCGCGATGATCGAACCGGTGATCGACATCAGCCGACAGACCGCCACCGACGCGACGGAGGCCGCCGACACCGCCGAGGAACAGACGGAGTCGATGGCCGCCGTCTCCGCGGAGACTGAGTCGCTGTCGGCACAAGCCGACCGGCTCACAGACCTCCTCGCGGAGTTCGAGGTCGGCGGCACGGTCGCGGCCGACGCCGGGTCGCCCAGCGGCGACAGAGCCGAGGTCGCCGGCGACGGCGGCGCTCGGGTGGCGATAGAGGACGGCGGCACGACGGAGGACGACGGCGAGTTCCAGTTCGGCGCTGAGTCGGACGCCGAGCGCTGA
- the ligA gene encoding NAD-dependent DNA ligase LigA, giving the protein MSTPADLDADDLRFAEPNNPYLTAPDTDFTPIERLDADDAEREVALLRAAIREHDHRYYAANDPLIADRTYDALFERLTALEAAFDLDASDSPTRRVGGGTLDELGTVEHAAPMLSIDQSGEADDVREFDARVRREVGDVAYSCEPKFDGLSVEVVYEDGRYVQAATRGDGYEGDDVTEQVRTIRSVPERLGGDPPETLAVRGEVFIPRDAFQDHNRERVEAGKEPFANPRNAAAGTLRQLDLDAVAERPLDCFFYDVLGWDDGEPRDEDGLAPSHPATHLAELEALRSFGLHVNDRAESAADIEAAIDYRDRLGEDREDLNYEIDGVVIKVNDRAACERLGTKARSVRWAFAYKFPARHEVTTVEDVVVQVGRTGRLTPVALLDPVDVGGVTVSRATLHNPDEIESLGVNVGDVVRVKRAGDVIPQVAEVVESHSDTAYAFPDECPACGSAVERDGPLAFCPNGLACPAQAERAVVHYASRGGLDIEGLGEESVEQLREAGLVETLPDLYRLGERREELVELEGWGETSADNLLREVGASREPDLDEFLAALGIHEVGGATARNLARHFGTFAAVRDATEAELVEVDDIGETVAHTVRDFFETEQNARVIDDLLDYVDPQPDETDTGDALDGLTFVFTGSLSTSRSVAQDLVEAHGANATSSVSGNTDYLVIGDSPGTSKRDDAAANDVPEVDEDEFADLLAEYGIDWPPSDED; this is encoded by the coding sequence ATGAGTACGCCCGCGGACCTCGACGCGGACGACCTGCGGTTCGCCGAGCCGAACAACCCGTATCTGACGGCACCGGACACCGACTTCACGCCGATCGAGCGCCTCGACGCCGACGACGCCGAGCGGGAGGTCGCGCTCCTCCGGGCGGCGATCCGCGAGCACGACCACCGCTACTACGCGGCGAACGACCCGCTGATCGCCGACCGGACGTACGACGCGCTGTTCGAGCGGCTGACGGCCCTCGAAGCCGCGTTCGACCTCGACGCGAGCGACTCGCCGACCCGACGCGTCGGCGGCGGGACGCTGGACGAACTCGGGACTGTCGAGCACGCGGCGCCGATGCTCTCCATCGACCAGTCGGGCGAGGCCGACGACGTGCGCGAGTTCGACGCACGCGTCCGACGAGAGGTCGGCGACGTAGCGTACTCCTGTGAACCGAAGTTCGACGGCCTCTCCGTCGAGGTGGTGTACGAGGACGGCCGGTACGTGCAGGCGGCGACGCGCGGCGATGGCTACGAGGGCGACGACGTGACCGAGCAGGTGCGGACGATCCGGTCGGTGCCGGAGCGCCTCGGGGGCGACCCGCCCGAGACGCTGGCGGTGCGCGGGGAGGTGTTCATCCCCCGCGACGCGTTCCAAGACCACAACCGTGAGCGCGTCGAGGCGGGGAAGGAGCCGTTCGCCAACCCACGCAACGCCGCCGCGGGCACCCTCCGCCAACTCGACCTCGACGCCGTCGCCGAGCGCCCGCTCGACTGCTTCTTCTACGACGTGCTCGGCTGGGACGACGGCGAACCGCGCGACGAGGACGGCCTCGCGCCCAGCCACCCGGCGACGCACCTCGCGGAACTGGAGGCGCTGCGCTCGTTCGGCCTCCACGTGAACGACCGGGCGGAGTCGGCCGCCGACATCGAAGCGGCGATCGACTACCGCGACCGCCTCGGCGAGGACCGCGAGGACCTGAACTACGAGATCGACGGCGTCGTGATCAAGGTGAACGACCGGGCGGCGTGCGAGCGCCTCGGGACGAAAGCGCGCAGCGTCCGCTGGGCGTTCGCGTACAAGTTCCCCGCGCGCCACGAGGTGACGACGGTGGAAGACGTCGTCGTGCAGGTCGGGCGGACGGGACGACTCACGCCGGTCGCGCTGCTCGACCCGGTCGACGTGGGCGGGGTGACGGTGTCCAGAGCGACGCTCCACAACCCCGACGAGATCGAGTCGTTGGGCGTGAACGTCGGCGACGTGGTGCGCGTGAAGCGCGCCGGCGACGTGATCCCGCAGGTCGCCGAGGTGGTGGAGTCCCACAGCGACACCGCCTACGCGTTCCCCGACGAGTGTCCGGCCTGCGGGAGCGCCGTCGAGCGCGACGGCCCGCTCGCGTTCTGTCCGAACGGCCTCGCGTGCCCCGCGCAAGCCGAGCGCGCGGTCGTCCACTACGCCAGCCGTGGCGGACTGGACATCGAGGGACTCGGCGAGGAGTCGGTCGAACAACTTCGGGAGGCCGGCCTCGTCGAGACCCTGCCGGACCTGTACCGACTCGGGGAGCGTCGCGAGGAGTTGGTCGAGTTGGAGGGGTGGGGCGAGACGAGCGCCGACAACCTCCTCCGGGAAGTCGGCGCGAGCCGCGAACCCGACCTCGACGAGTTCCTCGCCGCCCTCGGCATCCACGAAGTCGGCGGCGCGACCGCCCGCAACCTCGCGCGCCACTTCGGCACGTTCGCGGCGGTCAGGGACGCCACGGAGGCGGAGTTGGTCGAGGTGGACGACATCGGCGAGACGGTCGCGCACACCGTGCGCGACTTCTTCGAGACCGAGCAGAACGCCCGCGTCATCGACGACCTGCTCGACTACGTCGACCCCCAGCCCGACGAGACGGACACGGGCGACGCGCTCGACGGCCTCACCTTCGTGTTCACCGGGTCGCTGTCGACCTCGCGGAGCGTCGCACAGGACCTCGTGGAAGCCCACGGCGCGAACGCGACCTCCTCCGTCTCGGGTAACACCGACTACCTCGTGATCGGCGACTCGCCGGGGACGAGCAAGCGCGACGACGCCGCCGCGAACGACGTGCCCGAGGTCGACGAGGACGAGTTCGCCGACCTCCTCGCGGAATACGGGATCGACTGGCCGCCGAGCGACGAGGACTGA
- a CDS encoding ABC transporter permease, with protein sequence MSVEAVARKDFQDAVRSRWLLALSAFFVLLVSAVVYVIRPGPGQTFPTSALLGSVFVRDALVTTLIPLIALVVSYNAVVGERESGSLKLLLALPHSRADVVFGKVIGRAGAIAVPISVGFLLPALVAAIGPLSLQPLTFLGYILLTLVLSSAFVAIAVGFSAGVASNRLAIGGAVGLYFLFVPLWGAIQFPLRLYLGTGGPDWLPISGSALLELLRLINPTGSFKIVAGEFVNGFLFAAGQAGVEGGAGQYALDMEIAAFAMLAAWLLVPPLLGLWRFEDADL encoded by the coding sequence ATGAGTGTCGAGGCCGTCGCGCGCAAGGACTTCCAAGACGCCGTGCGCTCGCGCTGGCTGCTGGCGCTGTCGGCGTTCTTCGTGCTGCTCGTCTCGGCGGTCGTCTACGTCATTCGCCCGGGGCCGGGCCAGACGTTCCCGACGAGCGCGCTCCTCGGCTCGGTGTTCGTCCGCGACGCGCTGGTGACGACGCTCATCCCGCTCATCGCGCTGGTCGTCTCGTACAACGCGGTCGTCGGCGAACGCGAGTCCGGGTCACTGAAGCTCCTGCTCGCGCTCCCGCACTCCCGTGCGGACGTGGTGTTCGGGAAGGTGATCGGTCGTGCGGGCGCCATCGCGGTGCCCATCTCGGTGGGCTTCCTGCTGCCGGCGCTCGTCGCCGCCATCGGCCCGCTGTCGCTCCAGCCGCTCACGTTCCTCGGGTACATCCTGCTGACGCTGGTGTTGTCGTCGGCGTTCGTCGCCATCGCGGTCGGCTTCTCCGCGGGCGTGGCGTCGAACCGCCTCGCCATCGGCGGCGCGGTGGGGCTGTACTTCCTGTTCGTCCCGCTGTGGGGCGCCATCCAGTTCCCGCTGCGCCTGTACCTCGGCACGGGCGGCCCCGACTGGCTGCCCATCTCCGGGTCGGCGCTGCTGGAGTTGCTCCGACTGATCAACCCCACCGGCTCGTTCAAAATCGTCGCGGGCGAGTTCGTCAACGGCTTCCTGTTCGCCGCGGGGCAGGCGGGCGTCGAGGGCGGTGCGGGCCAGTACGCCCTCGACATGGAGATCGCGGCGTTCGCGATGCTCGCGGCGTGGCTGCTGGTGCCGCCGCTCCTGGGGCTGTGGCGGTTCGAAGACGCCGATCTGTAG
- a CDS encoding ABC transporter ATP-binding protein: MAAIELEGVTKRYGDVTAVSDLHLQVEEGEVFGFLGPNGAGKSTTINMLLDFVRPTSGTVRVLSRDAQAESVAVRRRTGVLPEGYDVYDRLTGRRHVEFAMRSKEVDADVDAILDRVGILDAADRRAGGYSKGMRQRLVLGMALVGDPDLLILDEPSSGLDPAGAKEMREIVRAEADRGTTVFFSSHVLGQVESVCDRVGIMREGELVAEDSIEGLREAGGGEEQLVVTVDAASEDDLAAVRALEGVSSAATDGGTVTVSCASDAKTKVIGALEDNGVTVKDFSTKEASLEDLFITYTEDGAAPDGTAPANVGDDR; encoded by the coding sequence ATGGCCGCTATCGAGTTGGAGGGCGTCACGAAGCGGTACGGCGACGTGACGGCCGTCAGCGACCTCCACCTGCAGGTCGAGGAAGGCGAGGTGTTCGGCTTCCTGGGCCCCAACGGCGCGGGGAAGTCCACGACGATCAACATGCTGCTCGACTTCGTGCGCCCCACGAGCGGCACCGTCCGGGTGCTCTCGCGGGACGCGCAAGCGGAGTCGGTCGCGGTGCGCCGTCGCACGGGCGTGCTCCCCGAGGGGTACGACGTGTACGACCGCCTCACCGGACGCCGCCACGTCGAGTTCGCGATGCGCTCGAAGGAGGTCGACGCCGACGTCGACGCGATCCTCGACCGCGTCGGCATCCTCGACGCCGCCGACCGCCGCGCCGGCGGCTACTCCAAGGGGATGCGCCAGCGCCTCGTCCTCGGGATGGCGCTCGTCGGCGACCCCGACCTGCTCATCCTCGACGAGCCCTCGTCGGGACTGGACCCGGCGGGAGCCAAGGAGATGCGTGAGATCGTTCGGGCGGAGGCGGACCGCGGCACGACGGTGTTCTTCTCCTCGCACGTGCTCGGACAGGTCGAGTCGGTGTGTGACCGTGTCGGGATCATGCGCGAGGGCGAACTCGTCGCGGAGGACTCCATCGAGGGCCTCCGCGAGGCCGGCGGCGGCGAGGAGCAGCTCGTCGTCACGGTCGACGCCGCCAGCGAGGACGACCTGGCGGCGGTCCGCGCGCTGGAGGGCGTCTCCTCGGCGGCGACCGACGGCGGCACCGTCACCGTCTCGTGTGCCAGCGACGCGAAGACGAAGGTGATCGGCGCGCTGGAGGACAACGGCGTGACGGTGAAGGACTTCTCCACGAAGGAGGCGAGTCTGGAGGACCTGTTCATCACGTACACGGAAGATGGTGCGGCGCCAGACGGAACGGCGCCGGCGAACGTGGGTGATGACCGATGA
- a CDS encoding O-acetylhomoserine aminocarboxypropyltransferase/cysteine synthase family protein yields MTDDDTPRSAGEGVAADGRRRGIGAGDDLGARTRALHSGWSGDPETGARAPPIYQTTSYAFPDADTAADLYALEREGDVYTRISNPTTRVLEKRLADLEGGVDAVATASGMAAIDTATSLLARAGDNVVASADMYGGTSTYLAHMASRRGVDLRTVETTDYEAYAEAVDEDTAFVHVETLANPSLVTPDVECIADIAHEHAVPLVVDNTFATPALCRPIEHGADIVWDSTTKWIHGAGTTVGGVLVDGGTFPWDHPAADYPELSGENPAFDVDFAERFGERAFAQVARHRGVRTLGNPQSPFDAWQTLQGLATLPIRMEKHCENARIVAEHLRDHPDVAWVTYPGFADHPTHDNASEYLDGFGGMVVFGLEDGYEAAKGVCEAVELVSFLANIGDARSLIIHPASTTHAQLTPDEQRAAGVSPDLLRLSVGIEDPADIVADLDRAITEVTA; encoded by the coding sequence ATGACCGACGACGACACCCCGCGATCGGCCGGGGAAGGGGTGGCGGCGGACGGGCGACGGCGGGGGATCGGGGCGGGCGACGATCTGGGGGCACGGACGCGCGCGCTGCACTCGGGGTGGAGCGGCGACCCGGAGACGGGTGCCCGAGCGCCGCCCATCTACCAGACGACCTCCTACGCGTTCCCCGACGCCGACACCGCGGCGGACCTGTACGCGCTGGAGCGGGAGGGCGACGTGTACACGCGCATCTCCAACCCCACGACCCGGGTACTTGAGAAGCGACTCGCGGATCTGGAGGGCGGCGTCGACGCCGTCGCCACCGCCTCCGGGATGGCCGCCATCGACACCGCAACGAGCCTCCTCGCGCGCGCCGGCGACAACGTGGTCGCCAGCGCCGATATGTACGGCGGCACGAGCACGTATCTCGCGCATATGGCCTCTCGGCGCGGCGTGGACCTCCGCACCGTCGAGACGACCGACTACGAGGCGTACGCCGAGGCAGTCGACGAGGACACCGCGTTCGTCCACGTCGAGACGCTGGCGAATCCGTCACTCGTCACGCCCGACGTCGAGTGCATCGCCGACATCGCGCACGAACACGCGGTGCCGCTGGTCGTCGACAACACGTTCGCGACCCCCGCGCTCTGCCGTCCCATCGAGCACGGCGCCGACATCGTCTGGGACTCGACGACCAAGTGGATCCACGGCGCCGGCACCACCGTCGGCGGCGTGCTCGTCGACGGCGGGACGTTCCCGTGGGACCACCCGGCCGCCGACTACCCGGAGCTGTCGGGCGAGAACCCCGCCTTCGACGTTGACTTCGCCGAGCGGTTCGGCGAGCGGGCGTTCGCGCAGGTCGCGCGCCACCGCGGCGTCCGCACGCTCGGCAACCCGCAGTCGCCGTTCGACGCGTGGCAGACGCTCCAGGGACTCGCGACGCTGCCGATCCGGATGGAGAAGCACTGCGAGAACGCCCGCATCGTCGCCGAACACCTCCGCGACCACCCCGACGTGGCGTGGGTCACCTACCCCGGCTTCGCGGACCACCCGACCCACGACAACGCGAGCGAGTACCTCGACGGCTTCGGCGGGATGGTGGTGTTCGGCCTCGAAGACGGCTACGAGGCGGCGAAGGGCGTCTGCGAGGCGGTCGAGTTGGTGTCGTTCCTCGCGAACATCGGCGACGCGCGCTCGCTGATCATCCACCCCGCGAGCACGACGCACGCACAGCTCACCCCGGACGAACAGCGCGCGGCCGGCGTCTCGCCCGACCTCCTGCGACTGTCGGTCGGCATCGAGGACCCAGCCGACATCGTGGCGGATCTGGACCGCGCCATCACGGAGGTGACGGCGTGA
- the metX gene encoding homoserine O-acetyltransferase MetX produces the protein MTAVESVGEFRFECGESIENLRLAYETYGEFDGDNAVLVCHALTGSQHVSNAPSSADHDGDDLGDAVETAGQARAWWNDVVGPGKAIDTTEYYVVCVNVPGSCYGSSGPPADGPDDEPWGTEFPPVTVGDWTRAQRRLLDRLGVGRLHAVVGGSVGGMNALDWAKRFPDDVRRVAAVATASRLDTQCLSLDAIARRAITTDPDWNGGDYYGDDRPSPADGLAQARRIGHVMYLSKASMGRKFGRRAAGRDAFGDGPDDPTGRFFPYREVESYLDYNADSFTTRFDANSYLYLTRAMDEYDLAAGYGSDAEALAAFEGELLALSFTGDWHFTVEQSRVLAAAARDGDVPTAHHVVDSDHGHDAFLVEPESVGPPLRDFLADGVGGRAVRDEDDDDGPPGGRGRGPDRAPVHASLFPG, from the coding sequence GTGACCGCCGTCGAGTCGGTCGGCGAGTTCCGCTTCGAGTGCGGTGAGTCGATCGAGAATCTCCGGCTCGCGTACGAGACGTACGGCGAGTTCGACGGCGACAACGCCGTGCTCGTGTGCCACGCGCTCACCGGGAGCCAGCACGTCTCGAACGCACCCTCCAGCGCCGACCACGACGGCGACGACTTGGGCGACGCCGTCGAAACCGCCGGGCAAGCCCGCGCGTGGTGGAACGACGTGGTCGGCCCGGGGAAGGCCATCGACACGACCGAGTACTACGTCGTCTGCGTCAACGTCCCCGGCTCCTGTTACGGCTCCTCGGGGCCGCCCGCGGACGGCCCCGACGACGAACCGTGGGGCACCGAGTTCCCACCGGTGACGGTCGGCGACTGGACGCGTGCGCAACGCCGGCTACTCGATCGACTCGGCGTCGGTCGCCTCCACGCCGTCGTCGGCGGCAGCGTCGGCGGGATGAACGCCCTCGACTGGGCGAAGCGGTTCCCGGACGACGTGCGCCGCGTCGCCGCCGTCGCGACCGCCTCCAGACTGGACACGCAGTGCCTCTCGCTGGACGCCATCGCGCGCCGGGCGATCACCACCGACCCGGACTGGAACGGCGGTGACTACTACGGCGACGACCGACCGAGCCCGGCCGACGGGCTGGCGCAGGCCCGACGCATCGGTCACGTGATGTACCTCTCGAAGGCGTCGATGGGGCGGAAGTTCGGGCGCCGCGCCGCCGGTCGCGACGCCTTCGGCGACGGCCCCGACGACCCGACGGGGCGGTTCTTCCCGTACCGCGAGGTGGAGTCGTACCTCGACTACAACGCCGACTCGTTCACCACGCGCTTCGACGCGAACAGCTACCTCTACCTCACGCGGGCGATGGACGAGTACGACCTCGCGGCGGGCTACGGCTCCGACGCGGAGGCGCTCGCGGCGTTCGAGGGCGAACTGCTCGCGCTGTCGTTCACGGGCGACTGGCACTTCACCGTCGAGCAGTCGCGCGTGCTCGCGGCGGCGGCCCGCGACGGCGACGTGCCGACCGCCCACCACGTCGTCGACTCCGACCACGGCCACGACGCGTTCCTCGTCGAACCGGAGTCGGTGGGGCCGCCGCTGCGCGACTTCCTCGCCGACGGTGTCGGCGGCCGCGCCGTCCGCGACGAGGACGACGACGACGGGCCGCCCGGTGGCCGCGGACGTGGCCCGGACCGCGCACCCGTCCACGCGAGCCTGTTCCCCGGGTGA
- a CDS encoding O-acetylhomoserine aminocarboxypropyltransferase/cysteine synthase family protein, which translates to MTSDDTDYGFWTRSVHEGADPDPATGARAPPIHQTTSYVFDDADHAARLFALEEEGYIYSRLLNPTVARLGERLASLEGGVGAVPTSSGMASFDLANFLLASAGDNIVSSSSLYGGTYTYLTHTVERRGVETRFVDTLDYDAYAEAIDDDTAYVHLETIGNPALVTPDIERIADIAHEHDTPLFVDNTFATPYLCRPLDHGADLVWESTTKWIHGSGSTVGGVLVDGGSFPWGEHADRFPELGAENPAYHGVNFAERFGEAALTYAGIARGLRDLGSAQSPFDAWATMQKLESLPMRMERHCANAQHVAEHLADHPAVDWVTYPGLPDHETHAEASEYLDGGYGGMIAFGLAGGYEAARDTVENTELASLLANVGDAKTLVIHPASTTHQQLTEEEQVAAGVTQDMVRLSVGVENPEDIVADLDQAIDAATR; encoded by the coding sequence ATGACGAGCGACGACACCGACTACGGCTTCTGGACCCGCAGCGTGCACGAGGGCGCCGACCCCGACCCGGCGACGGGGGCACGAGCGCCGCCGATCCACCAGACGACCTCCTACGTGTTCGACGACGCCGACCACGCGGCACGGCTGTTCGCACTCGAAGAGGAGGGGTACATCTACAGCAGGCTGCTCAACCCGACGGTCGCACGGCTGGGCGAACGACTCGCGTCGCTGGAGGGCGGCGTCGGCGCGGTGCCGACGAGTTCGGGGATGGCGTCGTTCGATCTGGCGAACTTCCTGCTCGCGTCGGCGGGCGACAACATCGTCTCCTCGTCGTCGCTGTACGGCGGCACCTACACCTACCTCACCCACACCGTCGAGCGCCGCGGCGTCGAGACGCGCTTCGTCGACACGCTCGACTACGACGCCTACGCTGAGGCCATCGACGACGACACCGCGTACGTCCACCTGGAGACCATCGGCAATCCCGCGCTCGTGACGCCCGACATCGAACGGATCGCCGACATCGCCCACGAGCACGACACGCCGCTGTTCGTGGACAACACGTTCGCGACGCCGTACCTGTGTCGCCCACTCGACCACGGCGCGGACCTCGTGTGGGAGTCGACGACGAAGTGGATCCACGGCTCCGGCTCCACCGTCGGCGGCGTCCTCGTCGACGGCGGCTCGTTCCCGTGGGGCGAACACGCCGACCGCTTCCCGGAGTTGGGCGCCGAGAACCCGGCGTACCACGGCGTCAACTTCGCCGAGCGCTTCGGCGAGGCGGCGCTCACCTACGCCGGGATCGCTCGCGGGCTCCGCGACCTCGGGAGCGCGCAGTCGCCGTTCGACGCGTGGGCGACGATGCAGAAGCTGGAGTCGCTCCCGATGCGAATGGAGCGCCACTGCGCGAACGCCCAGCACGTCGCCGAACACCTCGCGGACCACCCCGCCGTCGACTGGGTGACGTACCCGGGGCTGCCGGACCACGAGACGCACGCGGAGGCGTCGGAGTACCTCGACGGCGGCTACGGCGGGATGATCGCCTTCGGCCTCGCCGGCGGCTACGAGGCCGCCCGCGACACCGTCGAGAACACGGAGTTGGCGTCGCTGCTGGCGAACGTCGGCGACGCGAAGACGCTCGTGATCCACCCGGCGTCGACGACCCACCAGCAGCTCACCGAGGAGGAGCAGGTGGCCGCCGGCGTCACCCAGGACATGGTGCGCCTCTCGGTCGGCGTGGAGAACCCCGAGGACATCGTCGCGGACCTCGACCAGGCCATCGACGCGGCGACGCGATAG